Proteins encoded by one window of Arabidopsis thaliana chromosome 2, partial sequence:
- the MEMB11 gene encoding membrin 11 (membrin 11 (MEMB11); FUNCTIONS IN: SNAP receptor activity; INVOLVED IN: vesicle-mediated transport, cellular membrane fusion; LOCATED IN: endoplasmic reticulum membrane, Golgi membrane; EXPRESSED IN: 25 plant structures; EXPRESSED DURING: 15 growth stages; BEST Arabidopsis thaliana protein match is: membrin 12 (TAIR:AT5G50440.1); Has 489 Blast hits to 489 proteins in 170 species: Archae - 0; Bacteria - 0; Metazoa - 200; Fungi - 100; Plants - 135; Viruses - 0; Other Eukaryotes - 54 (source: NCBI BLink).) codes for MASGIVEGGGSLSDVYSSAKRILLKARDGIERLERFESSSMDSPDLASSVKRDITEVRSLCSNMDTLWRSIPVKSQRDLWRRKTEQVGEEAEYLNLSLEKYMSRNQRKMLEAKERADLLGRASGEGAHILQIFDEEAQAMSSVKNSKRMLEESFSSGVAILSKYAEQRDRLKSAQRKALDVLNTVGLSNSVLRLIERRNRVDTWIKYAGMIATLVILYLFIRWTR; via the exons ATGGCGTCTGGTATCGTCGAAGGAGGCGGATCCTTATCGGATGTATATAGTAGTGCGAAAAGGATTCTACTCAAGGCTCGCGACGGAATCGAGAGGTTAGAGAGGTTCGAATCATCTTCTATGGATTCTCCCGATCTAGCCTCCTCCGTGAAACGAGATATTACTGAGGTCCGATCTCTCTGCTCTAACATGGATACTCTCTGGCGCTCAATTCCTGTTAAATCTCAGCGCGATCTCTGGAGAAG AAAGACTGAAcaagttggagaagaagctgagtATTTGAATCTAAGTCTGGAGAAATACATGTCGAGGAATCAGAGGAAGATGTTGGAAGCTAAAGAGAGAGCGGATTTGCTAGGTAGAGCGAGTGGAGAAGGAGCTCACATTTTGCAGATATTTGATGAGGAAGCTCAAGCTATGAGCTCTGTGAAGAACTCAAAGAGAATGCTTGAAGAGTCGTTTTCTAGTGGTGTTGCTATCCTCTCCAAATATGCTGAACAAAGGGATCGTTTGAAG aGTGCACAGCGTAAAGCTTTGGATGTTCTGAACACAGTAGGGCTCTCCAATTCGGTACTGAGGCTCATTGAGAGGCGCAATCGTGTTGATACTTGGATCAAATATGCCGGTATGATCGCAACACTTGTCATATTATATCTGTTCATAAGATGGACACGCTAA
- the MEMB11 gene encoding membrin 11 (membrin 11 (MEMB11); BEST Arabidopsis thaliana protein match is: membrin 12 (TAIR:AT5G50440.1); Has 361 Blast hits to 361 proteins in 146 species: Archae - 0; Bacteria - 0; Metazoa - 143; Fungi - 72; Plants - 103; Viruses - 0; Other Eukaryotes - 43 (source: NCBI BLink).) gives MASGIVEGGGSLSDVYSSAKRILLKARDGIERLERFESSSMDSPDLASSVKRDITEVRSLCSNMDTLWRSIPVKSQRDLWRRKTEQVGEEAEYLNLSLEKYMSRNQRKMLEAKERADLLGRASGEGAHILQIFDEEAQAMSSVKNSKRMLEESFSSGVAILSKYAEQRDRLKSAQRKALDVLNTVGLSNSVLRLIERRNRVDTWIKYADKPKHGILSQKRSNEKR, from the exons ATGGCGTCTGGTATCGTCGAAGGAGGCGGATCCTTATCGGATGTATATAGTAGTGCGAAAAGGATTCTACTCAAGGCTCGCGACGGAATCGAGAGGTTAGAGAGGTTCGAATCATCTTCTATGGATTCTCCCGATCTAGCCTCCTCCGTGAAACGAGATATTACTGAGGTCCGATCTCTCTGCTCTAACATGGATACTCTCTGGCGCTCAATTCCTGTTAAATCTCAGCGCGATCTCTGGAGAAG AAAGACTGAAcaagttggagaagaagctgagtATTTGAATCTAAGTCTGGAGAAATACATGTCGAGGAATCAGAGGAAGATGTTGGAAGCTAAAGAGAGAGCGGATTTGCTAGGTAGAGCGAGTGGAGAAGGAGCTCACATTTTGCAGATATTTGATGAGGAAGCTCAAGCTATGAGCTCTGTGAAGAACTCAAAGAGAATGCTTGAAGAGTCGTTTTCTAGTGGTGTTGCTATCCTCTCCAAATATGCTGAACAAAGGGATCGTTTGAAG aGTGCACAGCGTAAAGCTTTGGATGTTCTGAACACAGTAGGGCTCTCCAATTCGGTACTGAGGCTCATTGAGAGGCGCAATCGTGTTGATACTTGGATCAAATATGCCG ATAAGCCTAAGCATGGAATTTTGAGTCAAAAGAGGTCAAATGAGAAGAGATGA
- the RAX2 gene encoding Duplicated homeodomain-like superfamily protein (REGULATOR OF AXILLARY MERISTEMS 2 (RAX2); CONTAINS InterPro DOMAIN/s: SANT, DNA-binding (InterPro:IPR001005), Homeodomain-like (InterPro:IPR009057), Myb, DNA-binding (InterPro:IPR014778), HTH transcriptional regulator, Myb-type, DNA-binding (InterPro:IPR017930), Homeodomain-related (InterPro:IPR012287), Myb transcription factor (InterPro:IPR015495); BEST Arabidopsis thaliana protein match is: myb domain protein 37 (TAIR:AT5G23000.1); Has 8785 Blast hits to 8145 proteins in 459 species: Archae - 0; Bacteria - 0; Metazoa - 710; Fungi - 476; Plants - 5916; Viruses - 4; Other Eukaryotes - 1679 (source: NCBI BLink).): MGRAPCCDKANVKRGPWSPEEDAKLKDYIEKQGTGGNWIALPHKAGLRRCGKSCRLRWLNYLRPNIRHGDFTEEEDNIIYSLFASIGSRWSVIAAHLQGRTDNDIKNYWNTKLKKKLIATMAPPPHHHLAIATSSSSASPSSSSHYNMINSLLPYNPSTNQLLTPHQGIMMTMMGQQQQLFYQEDMGNLVNSPNRNNLIMSHQEDNQEQSTNKGIMLLSDVRSGSSTTSTVTRVKMEHRDHDDHHHHHEEDERSMTSVVMEDYGMEEIKQLISSSCTSSNNSLWFDENKTEDKFMLYY, translated from the exons ATGGGTAGGGCTCCATGTTGTGACAAGGCAAATGTGAAGAGAGGTCCATGGTCTCCTGAAGAAGACGCAAAGCTTAAAGATTACATCGAGAAACAAGGAACTGGTGGCAATTGGATTGCTCTCCCTCACAAAGCTG GTTTAAGGAGATGTGGGAAGAGTTGCAGACTGAGATGGTTAAATTATTTGAGACCAAACATAAGACATGGAGATTtcactgaagaagaagacaatattATCTACAGCCTCTTTGCCTCCATTGGAAGCAG GTGGTCAGTAATAGCAGCTCACTTGCAAGGTAGAACTGATAATGACATCAAGAACTATTGGAACACTAAGCTCAAGAAGAAGCTCATAGCCACCATGGCTCCTCCTCCACATCACCACTTAGCCATTGctacatcatcatcatcagcatccccatcatcatcatcacattaCAACATGATCAATAGTCTTCTTCCGTATAACCCATCAACAAACCAACTTCTCACACCTCATCAGGGTATCATGATGACAATGATGggccaacaacaacaactattTTATCAAGAAGACATGGGCAATTTGGTAAATTCTCCAAACAGAAACAATCTCATAATGAGCCATCAAGAAGACAACCAAGAGCAAAGTACAAACAAGGGAATAATGTTGTTGAGTGATGTAAGAAGTGGGTCGAGTACAACAAGTACAGTAACAAGAGTGAAGATGGAACATCGTGAtcatgatgatcatcatcatcatcatgaagaagatgagagatcaATGACCTCGGTAGTGATGGAAGATTATGGAATGGAGGAGATCAAGCAATTAATAAGTAGTAGTTGTACGAGTAGTAACAATAGCTTGTGGTTTGACGAAAACAAGACGGAGGATAAGTTCATGTTGTACTACTGA
- the MEMB11 gene encoding membrin 11, whose amino-acid sequence MASGIVEGGGSLSDVYSSAKRILLKARDGIERLERFESSSMDSPDLASSVKRDITEVRSLCSNMDTLWRSIPVKSQRDLWRRKTEQVGEEAEYLNLSLEKYMSRNQRKMLEAKERADLLGRASGEGAHILQIFDEEAQAMSSVKNSKRMLEESFSSGVAILSKYAEQRDRLKSAQRKALDVLNTVGLSNSVLRLIERRNRVDTWIKYAAFFRTAIALHRTCSDI is encoded by the exons ATGGCGTCTGGTATCGTCGAAGGAGGCGGATCCTTATCGGATGTATATAGTAGTGCGAAAAGGATTCTACTCAAGGCTCGCGACGGAATCGAGAGGTTAGAGAGGTTCGAATCATCTTCTATGGATTCTCCCGATCTAGCCTCCTCCGTGAAACGAGATATTACTGAGGTCCGATCTCTCTGCTCTAACATGGATACTCTCTGGCGCTCAATTCCTGTTAAATCTCAGCGCGATCTCTGGAGAAG AAAGACTGAAcaagttggagaagaagctgagtATTTGAATCTAAGTCTGGAGAAATACATGTCGAGGAATCAGAGGAAGATGTTGGAAGCTAAAGAGAGAGCGGATTTGCTAGGTAGAGCGAGTGGAGAAGGAGCTCACATTTTGCAGATATTTGATGAGGAAGCTCAAGCTATGAGCTCTGTGAAGAACTCAAAGAGAATGCTTGAAGAGTCGTTTTCTAGTGGTGTTGCTATCCTCTCCAAATATGCTGAACAAAGGGATCGTTTGAAG aGTGCACAGCGTAAAGCTTTGGATGTTCTGAACACAGTAGGGCTCTCCAATTCGGTACTGAGGCTCATTGAGAGGCGCAATCGTGTTGATACTTGGATCAAATATGCCG CCTTTTTTAGGACAGCAATTGCTCTTCACAGGACTTGCTCAGATATATGA
- a CDS encoding D-tagatose-1,6-bisphosphate aldolase subunit (unknown protein; FUNCTIONS IN: molecular_function unknown; INVOLVED IN: biological_process unknown; LOCATED IN: chloroplast; Has 32 Blast hits to 32 proteins in 14 species: Archae - 0; Bacteria - 0; Metazoa - 0; Fungi - 0; Plants - 32; Viruses - 0; Other Eukaryotes - 0 (source: NCBI BLink).), whose protein sequence is MAETSTLLFSTFSSHLTISPFRQSHPSAARFSSLLSRVRPSRFAVKASHYGNFSDDDAFNFFPWSDANNEIEWVPEERITLFTSDGLVQIGGNMVPRRIKSSNKKHGRSRSLEKHQKFHESAYMDPAQGLCLGALFDIAATNGLDMGRRLCIFGFCRSVEMLSDVVEDTVLEHGGEIVATETESTSGLQEKLTMTVAVPYLWGVPPAAERLHLAVRTGGGIVDKVYWQWHFL, encoded by the exons ATGGCAGAGACTTCTACGCTTCTCTTCTCTACCTTCTCCTCTCACCTCACGATCTCTCCTTTTCGCCAATCTCATCCCTCCGCCGCTCGATTCTCATCTCTTCTTTCCCGCGTTCGGCCATCACGATTCGCGGTTAAAGCATCACATTACGGTAACTTCTCCGATGACGATGCTTTCAACTTCTTCCCTTGGTCCGATGCAAACAACG AGATTGAATGGGTTCCTGAAGAAAGGATTACACTTTTCACATCTGATGGCTTAGTTCAGATTGGTGGCAATATGGTTCCTCGCCGCATCAAATCATCTAAT AAGAAACATGGGAGATCTAGATCACtagaaaaacatcaaaagtttCATGAAAGTGCTTACATGGATCCTGCTCAAGGTCTATGTCTTGGAGCTCTCTTTGACATCGCAGCGACAAAT GGACTGGATATGGGAAGAAGACTATGTATCTTTGGATTCTGTCGTTCTGTTGAGATGCTTAGTGATGTTGTTGAAGATACTGTCTTAGAACACGGTGGAGAG ATTGTTGCTACAGAGACAGAGAGCACAAGTGGTTTACAAGAGAAGCTAACGATGACAGTTGCGGTTCCATATCTCTGGGGGGTTCCTCCGGCTGCAGAAAGGCTTCACCTTGCAGTTCGAACCGGTGGAGGCATCGTAGACAAAGTTTATTGGCAATGGCATTTCTTGTGA
- the RAX2 gene encoding Duplicated homeodomain-like superfamily protein, whose protein sequence is MSLSLIITEPENSFSFPFFSFKKQNKDISTKTLRPRETDREMGRAPCCDKANVKRGPWSPEEDAKLKDYIEKQGTGGNWIALPHKAGLRRCGKSCRLRWLNYLRPNIRHGDFTEEEDNIIYSLFASIGSRWSVIAAHLQGRTDNDIKNYWNTKLKKKLIATMAPPPHHHLAIATSSSSASPSSSSHYNMINSLLPYNPSTNQLLTPHQGIMMTMMGQQQQLFYQEDMGNLVNSPNRNNLIMSHQEDNQEQSTNKGIMLLSDVRSGSSTTSTVTRVKMEHRDHDDHHHHHEEDERSMTSVVMEDYGMEEIKQLISSSCTSSNNSLWFDENKTEDKFMLYY, encoded by the exons ATGTCTTTATCTTTGATAATTACAGAACCAGagaactctttttcttttcccttcttctctttcaaaaaacaaaacaaagatatcTCAACCAAAACACTTAGACCAAGAGAGACAGATAGAGAGATGGGTAGGGCTCCATGTTGTGACAAGGCAAATGTGAAGAGAGGTCCATGGTCTCCTGAAGAAGACGCAAAGCTTAAAGATTACATCGAGAAACAAGGAACTGGTGGCAATTGGATTGCTCTCCCTCACAAAGCTG GTTTAAGGAGATGTGGGAAGAGTTGCAGACTGAGATGGTTAAATTATTTGAGACCAAACATAAGACATGGAGATTtcactgaagaagaagacaatattATCTACAGCCTCTTTGCCTCCATTGGAAGCAG GTGGTCAGTAATAGCAGCTCACTTGCAAGGTAGAACTGATAATGACATCAAGAACTATTGGAACACTAAGCTCAAGAAGAAGCTCATAGCCACCATGGCTCCTCCTCCACATCACCACTTAGCCATTGctacatcatcatcatcagcatccccatcatcatcatcacattaCAACATGATCAATAGTCTTCTTCCGTATAACCCATCAACAAACCAACTTCTCACACCTCATCAGGGTATCATGATGACAATGATGggccaacaacaacaactattTTATCAAGAAGACATGGGCAATTTGGTAAATTCTCCAAACAGAAACAATCTCATAATGAGCCATCAAGAAGACAACCAAGAGCAAAGTACAAACAAGGGAATAATGTTGTTGAGTGATGTAAGAAGTGGGTCGAGTACAACAAGTACAGTAACAAGAGTGAAGATGGAACATCGTGAtcatgatgatcatcatcatcatcatgaagaagatgagagatcaATGACCTCGGTAGTGATGGAAGATTATGGAATGGAGGAGATCAAGCAATTAATAAGTAGTAGTTGTACGAGTAGTAACAATAGCTTGTGGTTTGACGAAAACAAGACGGAGGATAAGTTCATGTTGTACTACTGA
- a CDS encoding D-tagatose-1,6-bisphosphate aldolase subunit (unknown protein; FUNCTIONS IN: molecular_function unknown; INVOLVED IN: biological_process unknown; LOCATED IN: chloroplast; Has 32 Blast hits to 32 proteins in 14 species: Archae - 0; Bacteria - 0; Metazoa - 0; Fungi - 0; Plants - 32; Viruses - 0; Other Eukaryotes - 0 (source: NCBI BLink).): MAETSTLLFSTFSSHLTISPFRQSHPSAARFSSLLSRVRPSRFAVKASHYGNFSDDDAFNFFPWSDANNEIEWVPEERITLFTSDGLVQIGGNMVPRRIKSSNKHGRSRSLEKHQKFHESAYMDPAQGLCLGALFDIAATNGLDMGRRLCIFGFCRSVEMLSDVVEDTVLEHGGEIVATETESTSGLQEKLTMTVAVPYLWGVPPAAERLHLAVRTGGGIVDKVYWQWHFL, translated from the exons ATGGCAGAGACTTCTACGCTTCTCTTCTCTACCTTCTCCTCTCACCTCACGATCTCTCCTTTTCGCCAATCTCATCCCTCCGCCGCTCGATTCTCATCTCTTCTTTCCCGCGTTCGGCCATCACGATTCGCGGTTAAAGCATCACATTACGGTAACTTCTCCGATGACGATGCTTTCAACTTCTTCCCTTGGTCCGATGCAAACAACG AGATTGAATGGGTTCCTGAAGAAAGGATTACACTTTTCACATCTGATGGCTTAGTTCAGATTGGTGGCAATATGGTTCCTCGCCGCATCAAATCATCTAAT AAACATGGGAGATCTAGATCACtagaaaaacatcaaaagtttCATGAAAGTGCTTACATGGATCCTGCTCAAGGTCTATGTCTTGGAGCTCTCTTTGACATCGCAGCGACAAAT GGACTGGATATGGGAAGAAGACTATGTATCTTTGGATTCTGTCGTTCTGTTGAGATGCTTAGTGATGTTGTTGAAGATACTGTCTTAGAACACGGTGGAGAG ATTGTTGCTACAGAGACAGAGAGCACAAGTGGTTTACAAGAGAAGCTAACGATGACAGTTGCGGTTCCATATCTCTGGGGGGTTCCTCCGGCTGCAGAAAGGCTTCACCTTGCAGTTCGAACCGGTGGAGGCATCGTAGACAAAGTTTATTGGCAATGGCATTTCTTGTGA
- a CDS encoding D-tagatose-1,6-bisphosphate aldolase subunit, protein MAETSTLLFSTFSSHLTISPFRQSHPSAARFSSLLSRVRPSRFAVKASHYGNFSDDDAFNFFPWSDANNEIEWVPEERITLFTSDGLVQIGGNMVPRRIKSSNKKHGRSRSLEKHQKFHESAYMDPAQGLCLGALFDIAATNVCNAYFFGLLNLNIQMIMQCIVYKQCQGLDMGRRLCIFGFCRSVEMLSDVVEDTVLEHGGEIVATETESTSGLQEKLTMTVAVPYLWGVPPAAERLHLAVRTGGGIVDKVYWQWHFL, encoded by the exons ATGGCAGAGACTTCTACGCTTCTCTTCTCTACCTTCTCCTCTCACCTCACGATCTCTCCTTTTCGCCAATCTCATCCCTCCGCCGCTCGATTCTCATCTCTTCTTTCCCGCGTTCGGCCATCACGATTCGCGGTTAAAGCATCACATTACGGTAACTTCTCCGATGACGATGCTTTCAACTTCTTCCCTTGGTCCGATGCAAACAACG AGATTGAATGGGTTCCTGAAGAAAGGATTACACTTTTCACATCTGATGGCTTAGTTCAGATTGGTGGCAATATGGTTCCTCGCCGCATCAAATCATCTAAT AAGAAACATGGGAGATCTAGATCACtagaaaaacatcaaaagtttCATGAAAGTGCTTACATGGATCCTGCTCAAGGTCTATGTCTTGGAGCTCTCTTTGACATCGCAGCGACAAATGTATGCAACGCttacttttttggtttgttaaacTTGAACATACAGATGATAATGCAGTGCATTGTGTATAAACAATGTCAGGGACTGGATATGGGAAGAAGACTATGTATCTTTGGATTCTGTCGTTCTGTTGAGATGCTTAGTGATGTTGTTGAAGATACTGTCTTAGAACACGGTGGAGAG ATTGTTGCTACAGAGACAGAGAGCACAAGTGGTTTACAAGAGAAGCTAACGATGACAGTTGCGGTTCCATATCTCTGGGGGGTTCCTCCGGCTGCAGAAAGGCTTCACCTTGCAGTTCGAACCGGTGGAGGCATCGTAGACAAAGTTTATTGGCAATGGCATTTCTTGTGA